Proteins found in one Lycium ferocissimum isolate CSIRO_LF1 chromosome 6, AGI_CSIRO_Lferr_CH_V1, whole genome shotgun sequence genomic segment:
- the LOC132059761 gene encoding potassium transporter 6-like — MDLETGFYQNRLKKESWRTVLTLAYQSLGVVYGDLSTSPLYVYTSTFAEDIEHSETNEEVYGVLSCIFWTLTLIPLLNYVFIVLKADDNGEGGTFALYSLLCRHAKVSSLPSSQLADEELSTYKKDFLINTPEQNTFGAKIKSNLERHRVLQRFLLVLALSGASMVIGDGILTPAISVFSAISGAELSLGKAHHLYIEVPVACIVLIALFALQHYGTHRVGFLFAPIVVAWLLCISGIGLYNIIHWNPSVYRALSPYYVYKFLKKTRKGGWMSLGGILLCITGSEAMFADLGHFSQLSIKIAFTSMVYPSLVLAYMGQAAYLSRHHVMENDYQFGFYVSVPEKLRWPVLVIAVLAAVVASQAAITGTFSIIKQCCALGCFPRVKIVHTSSKIHGQVYIPEINWALMILCLAVTIGFRDTKRLGNAAGLAVITVMLVTTCLMSLVIVLCWNQSVLLAVCFVIFFGTIEALYFSASLIKFFEGAWVPVAISVVFMIVMCIWHYGSLKKYEFDVQNRVSIDWLLSVGPSLGIVRVRGIGLIYTELVSGIPAIFPHFVTNFPAFHQVLVFICVKSVPIPHVRHEERFLVGHIGPREHHLYRCIVRYGYRDAHKDDLQFENDLVCSIAEYIRTGKKGLNGNAAEDLSNDLEDMTVLGTPSTHISGVQLCADNEMNSESVGTSKLREMHSTHITKPKKRVRFSIPETPKMDRNAREELRELMEASEAGIAYILGHCYVRAKQGSSLVKKIVINIGYDFLTRSSRPPAYALTVPHASTIEVGMVYHV; from the exons ATGGATCTTGAAACTGGGTTTTATCAGAATCGTTTAAAG AAAGAATCTTGGAGGACAGTGTTGACATTGGCTTATCAGAGTTTAGGGGTTGTTTATGGGGATTTAAGTACATCACCACTTTATGTATATACAAGTACTTTTGCTGAAGACATTGAACATTCAGAGACAAATGAAGAAGTCTATGGTGTTCTATCATGTATCTTTTGGACACTGACTTTGATTCCTCTGTTAAATTATGTGTTCATTGTTCTTAAAGCTGATGATAATGGTGAAGGAGGAACATTTGCTTTGTATTCACTCCTATGTAGACATGCCAAAGTGAGTTCATTGCCTAGTTCCCAGTTAGCAGATGAAGAATTATCAACCTACAAGAAAGATTTTCTTATAAATACTCCTGAGCAAAATACTTttggggcaaaaattaaatcaaatctGGAGAGGCATAGAGTATTACAGAGATTTCTGCTTGTTTTGGCTCTAAGTGGAGCTTCTATGGTAATAGGTGATGGAATTCTTACACCTGCTATTTCAG TTTTCTCTGCAATTTCTGGTGCTGAACTTTCTTTGGGAAAAGCACATCACTTAT ATATAGAAGTTCCAGTTGCTTGTATCGTACTGATAGCCTTGTTTGCCCTTCAACATTACGGCACCCACAGGGTTGGATTTTTGTTTGCACCTATTGTCGTGGCATGGCTTCTGTGTATCAGTGGTATTGgtttatataatattatacactGGAATCCAAGTGTGTATCGAGCACTGTCTCCATATTACGTGTACAAGTTCCTGAAGAAAACTCGAAAAGGAGGCTGGATGTCCTTGGGAGGAATCCTCTTGTGCATAACAG GTTCAGAAGCAATGTTTGCTGATCTTGGACACTTCTCCCAGTTGTCAATAAAG ATTGCTTTTACCTCCATGGTTTATCCATCATTAGTTCTTGCATATATGGGGCAAGCTGCTTATCTGTCTCGGCATCATGTTATGGAGAATGACTATCAGTTTGGCTTCTATGTTTCTGTACCTG AGAAACTAAGATGGCCTGTTCTGGTGATTGCTGTACTGGCTGCAGTAGTGGCGAGCCAAGCCGCTATCACTGGAACCTTCTCAATTATTAAACAATGCTGTGCGCTGGGATGCTTCCCAAGAGTCAAAATAGTTCATACATCGTCAAAAATACATGGCCAGGTTTACATCCCTGAGATTAACTGGGCCTTGATGATTCTATGCTTGGCTGTTACTATTGGTTTCAGAGACACCAAAAGGCTGGGCAACGCTGCAG GTTTGGCAGTCATAACTGTAATGTTGGTCACCACTTGCTTGATGTCGTTGGTAATTGTTTTGTGTTGGAACCAAAGTGTCCTCCTTGCAGTTTGCTTTGTGATCTTCTTTGGGACAATTGAGGCTTTATATTTCTCTGCttctttgattaaattttttgaagGAGCATGGGTGCCTGTTGCCATTTCGGTCGTTTTCATGATAGTGATGTGCATTTGGCACTACGGCTCACTGAAAAAGTACGAGTTTGATGTTCAAAATAGGGTGTCCATAGACTGGCTACTCAGTGTAGGTCCCAGCTTAGGCATTGTAAGGGTCCGTGGCATTGGCCTCATATACACTGAGCTGGTATCCGGAATCCCAGCAATCTTCCCACACTTCGTTACCAATTTTCCAGCTTTCCACCAGGTCCTAGTTTTCATTTGTGTCAAATCTGTCCCAATTCCTCATGTTAGACACGAGGAACGTTTCCTTGTCGGACACATTGGCCCAAGAGAGCACCACCTTTATAGATGCATTGTTAGGTATGGTTATCGTGATGCTCACAAGGATGATCTCCAGTTTGAGAATGATCTTGTATGTAGCATAGCCGAGTATATAAGGACAGGAAAGAAAGGGTTGAATGGTAATGCTGCTGAAGATTTATCAAACGACTTGGAGGACATGACTGTTCTTGGAACCCCTTCAACTCATATATCTGGAGTTCAACTTTGTGCGGACAATGAAATGAATTCTGAATCAGTTGGAACGTCAAAACTTAGAGAAATGCACTCTACACATATAACCAAGCCTAAGAAACGAGTGAGGTTTTCCATACCAGAAACTCCAAAAATGGACAGAAATGCAAGAGAGGAGTTGCGTGAACTGATGGAAGCTAGTGAAGCTGGCATAGCTTACATATTGGGGCATTGCTACGTCCGAGCCAAACAAGGATCTAGCTTAGTAAAGAAAATAGTTATAAATATTGGATATGACTTCTTGACAAGGAGTAGTAGACCACCAGCCTATGCATTAACTGTACCTCATGCATCTACTATAGAGGTAGGAATGGTCTATCATGTATGA